One Lactobacillus crispatus DNA segment encodes these proteins:
- a CDS encoding ATP-dependent Clp protease ATP-binding subunit, which translates to MAYFDNDFDNLFNELNSSFFNDDFGSRRNSKGSSGSIPINYSSSMGAAPQTIQQNPQQPNEKPIGVDLVEEAKNNKFDPVIGRDEQIDNVIEILSRRKKNNPVLIGPAGVGKTSIVEGLAERIASGNVPAKMANMHIISVNINDMVAGSSLRGSFEERLKKVIDKAKSDPNIVLFIDEIHNIVGAGSTDSENNNGDAANILKPALASGQLKLIGATTTSEFQRIEKDPALSRRFQAVQVPEPSTDVAVKILEGLKKKYEDYHHVKYSDDSLKLAVELSERYIQGRYLPDKAIDLMDEAGAKKALLVQPTDEKSLKNQISALEAKKTEAAKAEDYDKASEIKSKIAELEKQLKNVDSKNTPEVTEKDIYAIIEQKTKIPMSELHADEAQKNLDLAKKLKKNVIDQDRAIDVITDAIARKQIFKDSDRPTGSFLLTGPTGVGKTELAKQLAIQLFGNKEHLIRLDMSEYQDEMAVNKLIGSAPGYVGYGEGGQLTEKVRHQPYSLILFDEIEKANPQVFNALLQIMDDGRLTDAQGRTVSFKDTILIMTSNAGFSDKLLEDGKVDQDKLISALENYFRPEFLNRLDAIVPFNSLTEQDMGKIINIYLKNMSHVLAKKGVTVEVSDEAKAFLAEKGYDKKFGARPLRRVVEQNLETPAAKLILRKPETKKLEFTADDKHLYLNGEAIFDISPKIEEKIKEDKTKAEDKKED; encoded by the coding sequence ATGGCATACTTTGACAATGACTTTGATAACTTATTTAACGAATTGAACAGCTCATTCTTTAATGATGACTTTGGTAGCAGAAGAAATAGCAAAGGCAGTTCAGGTTCAATTCCAATTAATTACTCCAGCAGCATGGGTGCTGCACCACAAACAATTCAACAGAACCCACAACAACCCAATGAAAAGCCAATTGGTGTTGACTTAGTTGAGGAAGCTAAGAACAATAAATTTGACCCAGTAATTGGCCGTGACGAACAGATTGATAACGTAATTGAAATTCTTTCAAGACGTAAGAAGAATAATCCTGTTTTAATCGGACCTGCTGGTGTTGGTAAGACTTCTATTGTAGAAGGTTTAGCTGAAAGAATTGCTTCAGGCAATGTACCAGCTAAAATGGCTAACATGCATATCATTTCAGTAAACATTAATGACATGGTTGCTGGTTCAAGTCTTCGTGGTAGCTTTGAAGAAAGATTAAAGAAGGTTATCGATAAGGCCAAGAGCGATCCTAACATTGTTTTATTCATCGATGAAATTCACAACATCGTTGGTGCTGGTTCTACTGATTCAGAAAACAACAATGGGGATGCAGCTAACATCTTGAAGCCAGCTTTGGCAAGTGGTCAATTGAAGTTAATTGGTGCTACTACTACTAGTGAATTTCAAAGAATTGAAAAAGATCCAGCTTTATCACGTAGATTCCAAGCTGTTCAAGTTCCAGAACCATCTACTGATGTAGCTGTTAAGATTTTGGAAGGCTTAAAGAAGAAGTACGAAGACTACCACCACGTAAAATACAGTGACGACAGTCTTAAATTAGCTGTTGAATTATCAGAAAGATACATTCAAGGCCGTTACTTACCAGACAAGGCTATCGACTTGATGGATGAAGCTGGTGCTAAGAAGGCATTGCTTGTACAACCAACTGATGAAAAGAGCTTAAAGAACCAAATCTCAGCTCTTGAAGCTAAGAAGACTGAAGCTGCTAAGGCAGAGGATTACGACAAGGCTTCAGAAATTAAGAGTAAGATTGCTGAACTTGAGAAACAACTTAAGAATGTAGATTCTAAGAATACTCCAGAAGTAACTGAAAAAGACATCTACGCAATTATTGAACAAAAGACTAAGATCCCAATGAGTGAACTCCACGCTGATGAAGCTCAAAAGAACTTGGACTTAGCTAAGAAACTTAAGAAGAATGTTATTGATCAAGACAGAGCTATCGATGTAATTACTGACGCTATTGCTCGTAAGCAAATCTTCAAAGACAGCGACAGACCTACTGGTTCATTCTTACTCACTGGACCTACTGGTGTTGGTAAGACTGAACTTGCAAAACAATTAGCAATTCAATTATTTGGTAACAAAGAACACTTAATCCGTTTGGACATGAGTGAATACCAAGACGAAATGGCAGTTAACAAGTTGATCGGTTCAGCACCTGGCTATGTTGGCTACGGTGAAGGTGGTCAATTAACTGAAAAGGTTCGTCACCAACCATACTCATTGATTTTATTTGATGAAATTGAAAAGGCTAACCCACAAGTCTTCAACGCATTATTGCAAATTATGGATGACGGTCGTTTGACTGACGCACAAGGTAGAACTGTTTCATTCAAGGATACTATCTTGATTATGACTTCAAACGCCGGCTTCTCAGACAAGTTGCTTGAAGATGGCAAGGTTGACCAAGACAAGTTAATCTCAGCCCTTGAAAACTACTTCAGACCTGAATTCTTGAACCGTTTGGATGCAATCGTTCCATTCAACTCACTTACTGAACAAGACATGGGCAAGATCATCAACATTTACTTGAAGAATATGTCTCATGTTCTTGCTAAGAAGGGTGTAACGGTAGAAGTTTCAGACGAAGCTAAGGCATTCTTGGCAGAAAAGGGCTACGACAAGAAGTTCGGGGCTCGTCCACTTAGAAGAGTAGTTGAACAAAATCTTGAAACTCCAGCTGCTAAGTTGATCCTGAGAAAACCTGAAACTAAGAAGCTTGAATTCACTGCAGATGACAAGCACTTGTACTTAAACGGTGAAGCAATCTTCGATATTTCTCCAAAGATTGAAGAAAAAATTAAGGAAGACAAAACTAAAGCCGAAGATAAAAAAGAAGATTAA
- a CDS encoding alpha/beta hydrolase — MKKRMINLVQNPNFKWLAIVLVLLVALAVPGYSWMKADNHARAERRKSLLSPVIMIPGSSATTERFNQLVKQLNQNTPTKHSVLKIKVSTNGTLSYSGKINKNDNEPFIIVGFENNHDGYSNIKKQASWFDQAFYALSESYKFNNFKAFGHSNGGLIWTYWLEHYYCYYSDEIKIKRLMTLGTPYNFGEKNINHKTQMLETFIKNKDKLPKNLIVYSLSGGKNYESDGIVPEASVAAGKYIFQNQVKSYTAMTVTGVEADHSDLPQNKQVIKVIKQYLLEPRKLSEPQNTGQAKGQ; from the coding sequence ATGAAGAAAAGAATGATTAATTTAGTTCAAAATCCTAATTTTAAATGGTTGGCAATCGTCTTAGTCTTATTAGTAGCTTTGGCTGTTCCGGGTTATTCTTGGATGAAGGCTGATAACCACGCTAGAGCTGAAAGACGCAAATCGCTTTTGTCACCAGTAATTATGATTCCAGGTTCTAGTGCAACGACTGAACGTTTTAACCAATTAGTGAAGCAGCTAAATCAGAACACACCGACTAAGCATAGCGTGCTTAAAATTAAAGTTTCAACGAATGGAACGCTGTCATATTCAGGCAAAATTAATAAAAACGACAACGAACCTTTCATTATTGTCGGTTTTGAAAATAATCACGATGGTTATAGCAATATTAAGAAGCAAGCCAGCTGGTTTGATCAAGCCTTTTATGCCTTATCAGAGAGCTATAAGTTTAATAATTTTAAAGCCTTTGGGCATTCTAACGGTGGCTTGATCTGGACCTATTGGTTAGAACATTACTACTGTTACTATTCTGATGAAATTAAAATCAAACGTCTGATGACGCTAGGAACGCCATATAATTTTGGTGAAAAAAATATTAATCATAAAACGCAAATGCTAGAAACCTTTATCAAGAACAAAGATAAACTACCGAAAAACTTGATTGTTTATTCCTTATCTGGTGGAAAAAATTATGAGTCTGATGGAATTGTACCAGAAGCTAGCGTAGCAGCCGGAAAATATATTTTTCAGAATCAAGTCAAGAGCTATACTGCAATGACAGTAACGGGTGTAGAAGCGGATCACTCGGATTTACCTCAGAATAAGCAGGTAATCAAAGTAATTAAACAGTATTTGCTTGAGCCGAGAAAGTTGAGCGAACCGCAAAATACTGGACAAGCAAAAGGGCAATAA
- a CDS encoding IS256 family transposase has translation MNDFTKDFAQALFNPDKINDLLRKELQQAVNNLLEAELTAFLGYDPYARNGWNTGNSRNGAYFRKVDTQFGPIEVQVPRDRNGQFHQHTLPDYKQHSDVLESTIIKLYSKGVTTREIADLIEKMYGSHYSPAQVSNISKQMLPKIEAYHKRKLSDKFFCVYLDATYLPLRRETFEREAVYIAIGIKPNGHKEVIDYCIAPSENIEVWTEMLQNMKSRGLKQVELFLSDGVVGMKTALARTYPKAHFQRCLVHVMRNICAKVRVDDREKIMNEFKQIHQQTSKKEAAAVLHKFYAKWNKAYSHVIKGLKEIEPDLLVFYNYPKQIRASIYSTNMIESFNNVIKRKAKPKAEFPTEQSLDAFIGIQAMSYNDRYFNRIHKGFGQVQDTLESYFD, from the coding sequence ATGAATGATTTTACCAAAGATTTTGCTCAAGCTCTATTCAATCCAGACAAAATAAATGATTTATTGCGCAAAGAGCTACAACAGGCTGTTAATAACTTGCTAGAAGCTGAGTTGACTGCCTTTCTAGGCTATGATCCCTATGCCAGAAATGGCTGGAATACTGGCAATTCTAGAAATGGTGCTTATTTCCGCAAGGTTGATACCCAGTTTGGACCAATTGAAGTGCAAGTGCCTCGAGACCGCAACGGTCAGTTTCATCAGCACACGCTGCCTGACTACAAGCAGCACTCTGATGTTTTGGAAAGCACGATTATCAAGCTATACTCCAAAGGCGTAACTACCAGAGAAATCGCTGACTTGATTGAGAAAATGTATGGCAGTCATTATAGTCCAGCTCAAGTATCAAATATTTCCAAGCAGATGCTCCCCAAGATTGAGGCTTATCACAAGCGCAAGCTAAGCGACAAGTTTTTCTGTGTCTATTTGGATGCGACATACCTTCCTTTGCGCCGAGAAACGTTTGAGCGTGAAGCAGTATATATTGCCATTGGCATTAAACCTAATGGACATAAGGAAGTCATTGACTACTGCATTGCTCCTAGTGAGAACATTGAAGTTTGGACAGAGATGCTTCAAAACATGAAGTCCAGAGGCTTGAAGCAAGTTGAGCTTTTTCTTTCTGATGGTGTTGTTGGCATGAAAACAGCCTTGGCCAGGACTTATCCTAAAGCTCATTTTCAACGCTGCCTGGTTCATGTCATGCGCAATATCTGCGCTAAAGTACGCGTCGACGATCGTGAAAAGATCATGAACGAATTCAAGCAGATACATCAACAGACAAGCAAAAAAGAAGCTGCAGCTGTCTTGCACAAATTCTATGCCAAATGGAATAAAGCTTATAGCCATGTCATCAAAGGTTTGAAGGAAATTGAGCCCGATCTGCTAGTCTTCTACAATTATCCCAAACAAATCAGAGCTTCAATTTATTCAACCAATATGATTGAATCCTTTAACAACGTCATCAAGCGTAAAGCTAAGCCTAAGGCAGAATTTCCAACTGAACAGTCGCTTGATGCATTTATTGGCATCCAGGCAATGAGCTACAATGACCGTTATTTCAATCGAATTC
- the lepB gene encoding signal peptidase I has protein sequence MAEKKEEKESWGKFFLDILIIWVILIGAYLLLFHFVLSNDTVSGPSMQPTFQNGDRLIAERHAQIKRGEVVIVKAPDEPGALYIKRVIGLPGEKIVSKNNQIYINNKKIAQPWLKQGTKLIDNGSDTFYSETQNFTMQSLMRARTYQQYFTRAQIKYVQDTGRIPKGTYFVMGDHRSVSKDSRYIGTIKRSSIVGVVKVRYWPLNQFKVY, from the coding sequence ATGGCTGAGAAAAAAGAAGAAAAAGAATCATGGGGTAAGTTTTTCCTAGATATCTTAATTATCTGGGTTATTTTGATCGGTGCCTATCTGCTGCTTTTCCACTTCGTCTTGAGCAACGATACAGTATCAGGTCCTTCGATGCAACCTACTTTTCAAAATGGTGATCGGCTAATCGCTGAGCGTCATGCGCAAATCAAGCGTGGTGAAGTAGTGATTGTTAAAGCACCAGATGAACCAGGTGCTTTGTACATTAAGCGTGTTATTGGTTTGCCTGGTGAAAAAATCGTCAGCAAAAATAATCAAATCTACATTAATAATAAAAAGATTGCTCAACCTTGGTTGAAACAAGGAACGAAGTTAATTGATAATGGCTCAGATACATTTTATTCTGAGACTCAGAATTTTACTATGCAGTCACTGATGCGGGCGCGGACTTACCAGCAATACTTTACTAGAGCGCAGATTAAATATGTGCAGGATACTGGGCGCATTCCGAAAGGAACATATTTCGTAATGGGTGATCACCGGAGCGTTTCTAAGGATAGCCGTTATATCGGAACCATTAAGCGTAGTAGTATCGTTGGCGTAGTTAAAGTACGTTACTGGCCGTTGAACCAATTTAAAGTTTACTAA